In a genomic window of candidate division WOR-3 bacterium:
- the thpR gene encoding RNA 2',3'-cyclic phosphodiesterase, producing the protein MRLFFAFDIPESVRKSLWEFSSENLKSRNSTLVAKENIHVTLKFLGDVAEKNLQLLKDPAEKTASSVICFKARLGLYCILGNKVGCVGIAEGKESFMRVFDKLEEELGEAGIEKDKRRYFPHVTLARFKGKPDQMKFRELTDDVFEINSFVLYSSVLTPGGAVYKELDRFFLKGD; encoded by the coding sequence ATGAGACTTTTTTTCGCATTTGATATACCGGAAAGTGTCAGAAAAAGTCTTTGGGAGTTTTCGTCTGAAAATCTGAAATCGCGAAATTCGACTTTGGTCGCTAAAGAAAACATACATGTGACACTGAAATTTCTGGGTGATGTCGCGGAAAAAAATCTTCAGCTTCTCAAGGATCCCGCCGAAAAAACGGCTTCGTCCGTGATTTGCTTCAAAGCCAGATTGGGTTTGTACTGTATTCTCGGGAACAAGGTGGGATGCGTGGGTATCGCCGAAGGCAAAGAAAGTTTTATGCGTGTTTTTGATAAACTTGAAGAAGAATTGGGTGAAGCAGGAATTGAAAAGGACAAACGGAGATATTTTCCCCATGTCACCTTGGCGCGTTTCAAAGGAAAACCGGACCAAATGAAATTTAGAGAGCTGACCGATGACGTTTTCGAAATCAACTCTTTTGTCCTATACAGCAGCGTTCTCACGCCGGGTGGCGCTGTTTACAAAGAACTCGACCGCTTTTTCCTGAAAGGAGACTGA
- the recA gene encoding recombinase RecA produces the protein MAKSAGKEALGRENFSDKEKAIESAMKLIEKQFGKGSIMRLGDDTKVEIPAIPTGSLTLDAALGVGGIPRGRITEIFGQEASGKTTLALHIVANAQKAGGKAAYIDAEHALDPVYAEKLGVNVEDLIVSQPDTGEQALEISDLLVRSGGLDILVVDSVAALVPADELNGEMGDAQIGLQARLMSKAMRKLTGGVSKSGTAAVFINQVRYKIGIMMGNPTTTPGGLALKFHSSCRLEIKRIGTLKVADQAVGNEIIVKVVKNKVAPPFREAHFDILFNEGISKHGEIIDKALELNLLKRSGTWYSYKDENIGQGKENTRNYLKEHSEISSELENAIRKELGIEIREK, from the coding sequence ATGGCAAAATCTGCGGGTAAGGAAGCTCTGGGGAGAGAAAATTTTTCGGATAAAGAAAAAGCGATAGAAAGCGCTATGAAATTGATTGAAAAACAATTTGGCAAAGGTTCCATCATGAGGCTTGGGGACGACACCAAAGTTGAAATTCCGGCTATACCAACGGGTTCTCTGACGCTCGACGCAGCTCTTGGAGTCGGAGGGATTCCGAGGGGAAGAATAACGGAAATCTTCGGTCAAGAAGCATCCGGGAAAACCACCTTGGCTCTTCATATAGTTGCCAACGCTCAAAAAGCGGGAGGTAAAGCGGCGTACATAGACGCTGAACACGCTCTTGACCCTGTATACGCGGAGAAATTGGGCGTCAACGTAGAAGATCTTATAGTCTCTCAACCGGACACAGGAGAGCAGGCGCTTGAAATTTCGGATTTACTCGTGAGGTCAGGAGGATTGGATATTCTCGTCGTCGATTCTGTCGCCGCTCTTGTCCCTGCCGACGAACTCAACGGAGAGATGGGCGACGCGCAAATCGGGCTTCAAGCGAGGTTGATGTCAAAGGCGATGAGGAAATTGACAGGAGGAGTTTCCAAAAGCGGAACCGCCGCGGTTTTCATAAACCAAGTTAGATACAAAATCGGCATAATGATGGGGAATCCGACTACTACACCGGGTGGGCTCGCGCTTAAGTTTCATTCTTCCTGCAGGCTTGAGATCAAGAGGATAGGAACGCTCAAAGTAGCGGATCAAGCTGTGGGAAACGAGATAATCGTCAAGGTAGTCAAAAATAAAGTCGCTCCTCCTTTTAGAGAAGCCCATTTCGACATTCTTTTCAACGAAGGAATATCCAAGCATGGTGAAATAATCGACAAAGCTCTTGAATTAAACCTGTTGAAGAGATCCGGAACATGGTATTCGTACAAGGATGAGAACATCGGTCAAGGCAAGGAAAACACGAGAAACTACCTAAAAGAGCACTCCGAAATCTCTTCCGAACTTGAAAACGCGATAAGAAAAGAATTAGGTATTGAGATTAGGGAGAAATAG
- a CDS encoding geranylgeranylglyceryl/heptaprenylglyceryl phosphate synthase: MNTWNNLVHKIDRGKKALFFPLLDPDKIDLSKVAFIAQSIKNSGSDGILVGGSTLFTDSLRKFVLDLKSTSGLPVIIFPGNSKFIVPEADAVFFLTLISGRNSRWLIEEQLENAVFVNKYNLESIPVAYILIESGKKTAVEFISNTNPVPRDKKEIFVAHVMAAEYMGMKNVYLEAGSGAKETVPREYITKAGEICSGKVIVGGGLNKPEQVSEKVESGADLIVVGTAIEKDISILKEMVLAAHGS; this comes from the coding sequence ATGAACACTTGGAACAACCTGGTTCATAAGATTGACCGTGGCAAAAAAGCGCTTTTTTTTCCGTTGCTCGATCCAGATAAAATCGACCTCAGCAAAGTGGCTTTTATTGCTCAGAGCATTAAAAATTCTGGAAGCGATGGAATTTTAGTTGGAGGATCGACGCTTTTCACGGATTCTCTGAGAAAATTCGTTCTCGACTTGAAAAGTACATCAGGCTTGCCTGTGATTATATTTCCGGGAAACTCAAAATTCATAGTTCCGGAAGCTGACGCGGTATTTTTCCTGACGCTGATTTCAGGGAGGAATTCGAGGTGGCTCATAGAAGAACAACTAGAAAACGCTGTTTTCGTGAACAAATACAACCTTGAGAGCATTCCGGTTGCTTATATTCTCATAGAGTCTGGGAAAAAGACCGCCGTGGAATTTATAAGCAACACCAACCCCGTCCCGAGAGACAAGAAAGAAATATTCGTGGCTCACGTGATGGCGGCAGAGTACATGGGAATGAAGAATGTGTACCTCGAAGCAGGAAGCGGCGCAAAAGAGACGGTTCCCCGTGAATACATCACCAAAGCAGGGGAGATTTGCTCTGGAAAGGTGATTGTCGGGGGCGGTTTAAACAAACCGGAACAAGTGTCGGAAAAGGTGGAATCTGGCGCTGACCTAATTGTTGTAGGAACCGCGATCGAAAAGGATATTTCCATCTTGAAAGAGATGGTGCTCGCCGCTCATGGGTCGT
- a CDS encoding UbiA prenyltransferase family protein produces MKGTAALIEELRPKQWIKNIFVFAALVFTRKFTQLEPSVLSFSGFFAFLGASSFVYVVNDIIDLKKDRLHPVKSKRPIASGRIKPLSAFIFVLALLFLTNIPWIYFSHKYGVLDWKMPGAVAAYTMMTLAYSLWLKKVVIVDVMIIALGFVIRAVGGAFAIDVPISSWFLITVLLLSLFLGLIKRRQEIFMERNESHREVLKHYTKELLDQMIIVVASATIVTYAIYTAEKKGAILLPYSTIFVIYGIFRYLFVVHLQKEGEMPEKVIYSDRPFLVNLLLYSIFVILTVIIDPEVFK; encoded by the coding sequence ATGAAAGGAACAGCGGCTTTAATTGAAGAATTAAGGCCTAAACAGTGGATTAAGAATATATTCGTCTTCGCGGCGCTTGTATTCACAAGGAAATTCACACAGCTCGAACCCTCCGTTCTTTCTTTTTCTGGATTTTTTGCCTTTTTGGGAGCGTCGAGTTTCGTCTACGTTGTAAACGACATAATAGATCTTAAAAAAGACAGGCTTCACCCGGTAAAATCAAAAAGGCCCATAGCATCAGGCAGGATAAAACCCTTATCTGCTTTCATTTTTGTTTTAGCCCTACTCTTTCTGACGAACATTCCATGGATTTATTTTTCTCACAAGTACGGTGTTTTAGACTGGAAAATGCCCGGGGCTGTGGCGGCTTACACCATGATGACGCTCGCTTATTCTCTATGGCTAAAAAAAGTTGTGATCGTGGACGTGATGATAATCGCTCTCGGCTTTGTCATTAGAGCTGTCGGAGGGGCTTTCGCCATAGATGTTCCGATATCATCTTGGTTTCTGATAACCGTTCTGCTTCTCTCTCTTTTTCTTGGTCTTATCAAGAGAAGGCAGGAAATATTCATGGAGAGAAACGAGTCTCACAGAGAAGTGCTGAAGCACTACACTAAAGAACTCCTCGACCAAATGATAATAGTTGTCGCTTCTGCCACAATAGTTACTTACGCGATTTACACGGCGGAAAAAAAAGGAGCAATTTTATTGCCCTATTCCACTATTTTTGTGATATATGGTATATTTAGATATCTGTTCGTTGTGCATCTTCAAAAGGAAGGTGAGATGCCTGAAAAAGTGATATATTCAGATCGACCTTTTCTCGTCAATTTGCTGCTATACAGCATTTTTGTGATTTTGACAGTTATTATTGACCCTGAAGTTTTTAAGTGA
- a CDS encoding RecX family transcriptional regulator, which translates to MNENTIESVEKNKRGWTLKIDDGSEYSTDVLFDKWKKGASVSGRELYFLKTKDETLKALEKAYVLLSYGDLTEKELSEKLLSRNFSHISVKRTVKILKRKGFLDDFCIAENMLKKFTEIKPAGGYYIKRKMKERGIEEETIRIFFEKAVSRDEFSLALAVAEKKKRRKNIVSALLNRGFSLEIARKTADTIKEEKDEHLEQPGS; encoded by the coding sequence TTGAATGAAAACACCATTGAGTCCGTCGAAAAAAACAAGAGAGGGTGGACTTTGAAGATAGACGACGGATCGGAATATTCTACGGACGTTTTGTTTGACAAATGGAAAAAAGGCGCGAGCGTCTCTGGCAGAGAATTGTATTTTCTGAAGACAAAAGATGAGACGTTAAAAGCTCTGGAAAAAGCTTATGTTTTGTTGTCTTACGGCGACCTTACCGAGAAGGAGCTTTCTGAAAAGCTGCTCTCTCGGAATTTTTCTCATATTTCTGTGAAGAGAACTGTAAAAATTCTCAAGAGAAAAGGTTTTTTGGATGATTTTTGCATCGCTGAAAATATGCTGAAAAAATTCACGGAAATAAAACCCGCCGGCGGTTATTACATCAAGAGAAAAATGAAAGAAAGAGGCATAGAGGAAGAAACAATCCGAATTTTCTTTGAGAAAGCCGTTTCAAGAGACGAGTTTTCTCTTGCTCTTGCCGTGGCAGAAAAGAAAAAGAGAAGAAAAAATATCGTATCGGCTCTTTTGAACAGAGGGTTTTCCCTGGAAATCGCGCGAAAAACTGCCGACACAATCAAAGAGGAGAAAGATGAACACTTGGAACAACCTGGTTCATAA
- a CDS encoding type IV pilus twitching motility protein PilT codes for MNLKAVLKQMVEKEASDLHLKAGSPPILRISGKLNLMKHPPLSPEELKTVIVQLMTPEQQKKFARDKELDFGVGVPGLARFRVNAYLQRSSIALALRTIPMHVRPLEELNLPAVLKDLCMKPRGMILCTGTTGSGKSTTLAAMIDYINEHVSKNIITIEDPIEFLFTDKKSVISQREIGTDTNSFSLALRQAMRQDPDTILVGEIRDMDTIDTALKAADTGHLVMSTLHTLNAAETINRVISFYPPHQQQHIRVLLSTTLVAVISLRLIPRADGRGRVPAAEVMINTPTIREYILDPLETLKVPQAIVEGAQYQMQSFDQSIMNFYEKGIVSYEDAIENVSNPDEFKLRLRGIQSTSDRGWEDFSA; via the coding sequence ATGAATTTAAAGGCAGTTCTGAAGCAGATGGTGGAAAAAGAGGCTTCTGACCTTCATCTGAAAGCTGGAAGCCCGCCAATTCTCAGAATATCGGGAAAACTCAATTTGATGAAACACCCCCCTCTTTCTCCGGAAGAGCTCAAAACCGTGATCGTCCAGCTCATGACTCCGGAGCAGCAGAAAAAATTCGCAAGGGACAAGGAACTCGACTTTGGTGTCGGAGTTCCCGGATTAGCCAGGTTCAGGGTGAACGCTTATCTCCAGAGATCCAGCATAGCCCTCGCTCTTAGAACCATTCCCATGCACGTCAGACCTCTTGAAGAGTTGAACCTCCCTGCGGTTCTCAAGGATCTGTGCATGAAACCGAGGGGAATGATTCTTTGTACTGGAACTACAGGAAGCGGAAAATCGACCACTCTCGCCGCAATGATAGACTACATAAACGAACATGTCTCAAAGAACATCATAACAATCGAAGATCCTATAGAGTTTTTGTTCACCGATAAAAAAAGCGTGATCAGCCAGAGAGAAATAGGGACCGACACCAATTCATTCTCCCTCGCTCTCAGACAAGCCATGAGGCAGGATCCGGATACGATTCTTGTCGGAGAAATAAGGGACATGGACACTATTGACACCGCTTTGAAAGCCGCGGATACCGGACATCTTGTCATGTCTACCCTTCACACTCTCAACGCGGCTGAAACAATAAACAGGGTCATCTCTTTCTACCCTCCTCATCAGCAGCAGCACATAAGGGTTTTGCTTTCTACAACTCTCGTGGCAGTCATTTCTCTGCGTCTGATTCCCAGAGCTGACGGAAGAGGGCGTGTGCCGGCGGCTGAAGTAATGATCAACACTCCAACAATAAGGGAATACATACTCGATCCTCTCGAAACTCTGAAAGTTCCACAGGCTATTGTCGAAGGGGCTCAATACCAGATGCAGAGCTTTGACCAGTCAATAATGAACTTTTACGAAAAAGGCATTGTCTCCTACGAAGACGCCATAGAAAACGTCAGTAATCCTGACGAATTCAAACTCAGGCTAAGAGGAATTCAAAGCACTTCCGACAGAGGCTGGGAAGATTTTTCGGCTTGA